From one Misgurnus anguillicaudatus chromosome 2, ASM2758022v2, whole genome shotgun sequence genomic stretch:
- the LOC129441629 gene encoding uncharacterized protein has product MAHCADVSNISISAKDGSNISAPVLSNLKVEGNINITNYFTESATETTDTVSLIAEYKQSILSEYAYLTEHTSRAGEQVLLNERYIDPMIVHKHREREEKEQEMRSRGDKFFISRTNQRNKRIGLNQLFSPESEAKKGVTRAVILQGDSGSGKSITALKILLDWASGELYAELFDVVFYLRCQELSGLSGEMSLVEVLDCSFTQNEIAQILKDKSLKTLFIVDGFDELVLSSTNKSLPPKPNIKAHPTTILCSLLKGRMMRDSFLLVTTRSAAVDKLEGVLKKPQSFMEILGFSEKGVMEYFRKFFDDEEFSKQVYEQVRVHEMLYTVCFVPVFCWIICTIFKKKGKDGVATSELTTTTSIFVDFTVTMLKHHSSLSHEEQVNLLKNLGQLAESGTAKRQILFRKSSLPKEISGIPNVPFLFTFRQQERMFLKEMVGFMHLSFQEFFTALSYLLTDKSEVKKKVKELLELAGNGRYNDHLLPVIRFLFGLSNKKLSRLFVGESASSVIRAQLEKWIGRVLVKNIMNTFYMSDFILHCLYELHNKDILKNVMRLWEKSGIHIHWTLKSIDCQVIMFCLQFSKQISSLELRCNAEHLKALHSAICRCYTLWLEFESMSDTDVDVLISGLGRKKEVNYLKMQDGDLSDESVQKILKSIRGQQSVGDFRLSVRTISYDNTDLIMNFLIKEMMGKEFSICIASQAETKEESLCSEFTIKTKKNSCWLTVGHSKEDEGEILNQPGVGYYQAFSKISFAISTTSKISTVDWRDFLKISNNLRCFSNVKDVEFGENLDLLLSFLNSVPGLTEVDIHATYLTEIWTSRILSYLHVNPKISRIMFYVKIVLMSDVENVCSTFCVSRKPFVPYKMHDSEEDNPSLILSLDRWAYDAVRCSSGKPVQSYPHDTPALVKLNLSVPPLEGSRFTWEKLFQETYQLIQLIEKPPDLEERVDSLLVFLDSVPGLKKIQLWLNYMNEIWAAGLFSLFVSRSSLLHLELKTSLTIGVESLGMLRQDGIKLSVGCNHVNYIDDYDISFFEPPVHKMLPCITLTITDKSENRNADWKKFFYAYNQLKVLTENCPEYDEHAGDLLSVLQSVSGLKVLDLMVRFMTVDGASRVLNLLHTNPSLHTINFLSIRLPETPETDFRERFGNSIFRRSKSEEDSDEDRFYGFGFRTAGQLEDSDDEESLSSSLSDSSNESSNCDELDDTKSEILDTDIRMHKVSRRSDIASKWRIILKCTASSPNTQSPLTCITLTLSQPSTDWRDFLWAYNQCKGISTMSSLFNERVDELLLSLYSVSGLIELNVSTDTLTENWALKILSMCYTSLNLQNICLQVEHNRREIDLNVCSSINITKNITNSMVTIDIWAAHKKIRTIPSFISFTSPCSTILKQAGHELLQTLDLLKGLKANGEEHKEYVGSLMAILFSVPDLQKVAVNIGSLTEKWVKRILSFAEGCPGLQEIRCNCIEDAGLVLEEHAALLQNSQMDSDCMIMITGSVYINLI; this is encoded by the exons ATGGCTCACTGTGCTGATGTTTCAAACATCAGTATCTCAGCAAAGGATGGCAGCAATATTTCAGCACCAGTCTTATCAAACTTAAAGGTTGAAGGAAACATAAACATTACAAACTATTTTACAG AATCTGCAACTGAAACCACAG ATACAGTCTCATTGATCGCTGAATACAAGCAGTCAATACTGTCCGAGTATGCTTATTTGACAGAACACACCTCTCGTGCGGGTGAACAGGTGCTCCTTAATGAACGTTACATTGACCCGATGATTGTtcacaaacacagagaaaggGAGGAGAAAGAGCAGGAGATGCGTTCAAGAGGAGATAAGTTCTTCATCTCCAGAACTAACCAGAGAAACAAACGCATCGGCCTCAATCAACTTTTCAGTCCGGAGAGCGAGGCTAAGAAAGGTGTGACGAGAGCTGTAATTCTCCAAGGAGACTCTGGAAGTGGGAAATCCATCACCGCACTTAAGATCCTTCTGGATTGGGCTTCTGGAGAGCTTTACGCTGAACTctttgatgttgttttttatcTGAGGTGTCAGGAGCTCAGTGGTCTTTCGGGTGAGATGAGTCTGGTGGAAGTCTTGGACTGCAGCTTTACTCAAAATGAGATTGCTCAGATCCTAAAGGACAAATCACTGAAAACCTTGTTCATTGTCGATGGCTTTGATGAACTCGTTTTGTCCTCAACCAATAAGTCCTTGCCACCAAAACCAAACATCAAAGCACATCCAACAACCATTCTCTGTTCTCTTCTGAAAGGACGAATGATGAGAGATTCCTTCCTGCTAGTCACCACAAGGTCAGCAGCTGTAGATAAACTGGAAGGCGTTCTTAAAAAGCCACAAAGCTTCATGGAGATCTTAGGTTTCTCGGAGAAAGGGGTGATGGAGTATTTCCGAAAGTTCTTTGACGACGAAGAGTTCTCTAAACAAGTATACGAGCAGGTCAGGGTGCACGAGATGCTGTACACTGTTTGCTTCGTTCCTGTCTTCTGCTGGATCATCTGCacaattttcaagaaaaaaggAAAAGATGGCGTTGCCACCAGTGAGCTGACCACCACCACCTCCATTTTTGTTGACTTCACGGTAACAATGTTGAAGCATCATAGTAGTTTAAGTCATGAGGAACAGGTCAACCTACTAAAGAATCTGGGTCAGTTGGCGGAAAGCGGGACGGCGAAACGTCAAATCCTGTTTCGCAAGAGCAGTCTTCCGAAGGAAATCTCAGGTATTCCCAACGTTCCCTTTCTCTTCACGTTTCGTCAACAGGAGAGAATGTTTCTAAAAGAGATGGTCGGTTTTATGCACCTCAGCTTCCAGGAATTCTTTACCGCTCTCTCGTATTTGTTAACGGACAAGTCGGAGgtgaaaaaaaaagttaaggAGCTGCTTGAACTGGCAGGCAATGGGAGGTACAACGATCATCTCTTACCTGTAATCCGCTTCCTTTTTGGTCTCTCCAACAAGAAGCTGAGTCGTCTGTTCGTGGGGGAATCTGCATCTTCTGTCATCCGTGCGCAGCTGGAGAAATGGATAGGCAGAGTTTTAGTGAAGAACATCATGAACACCTTTTACATGAGTGATTTCATTCTTCATTGTCTTTATGAGCTTCACAATAAGgacattttaaagaatgttaTGAGGCTCTGGGAAAAGTCAGGCATTCACATACACTGGACTCTGAAGAGTATTGACTGTCAGGTCATCATGTTTTGTCTCCAGTTCAGTAAACAGATTAGCAGTTTGGAGCTAAGGTGCAATGCAGAACATCTTAAAGCGCTTCATTCTGCCATCTGCAGGTGTTACACACTGTG gttGGAATTTGAATCCATGTCAGACACTGATGTTGACGTCCTGATTTCAGGCCTGGGGAGGAAGAAGGAAGTTAACTATCTGAA GATGCAGGATGGAGATCTATCAGATGAAAGTGTGCAGAAGATCTTGAAGTCCATCCGTGGTCAGCAGTCAGTCGGTGACTTTCGCCTTTCCGTGAGGACCATCAGCTATGACAATACAGATCTAATCATGAACTTCCTCATTAAAGAGATGATGGGAAAAGAGTTCAG CATTTGCATTGCCAGTCAAGCAGAGACGAAAGAAGAGAGTCTGTGCTCGGAGTTCACAATAAAGACCAAAAAAAATTCCTGCTG GCTGACTGTCGGGCACTCGAAAGAGGATGAGGGTGAAATCTTAAATCAACCTGGTGTTGGTTATTATCAGGCCTTTTCAAAAATATCCTTTGCGATCTCTACTACGTCTAAAATATCTACAGTTGATTGGAGAGATTTCCTCAAGATATCCAATAACCTCAGATGCTTCTCAAATGT TAAAGATGTAGAGTTTGGTGAAAACCTGGATTTACTTTTATCATTCCTGAATTCAGTTCCTGGTTTAACTGAGGTAGATATACATGCCACATACCTGACAGAGATTTGGACCTCAAGGATTCTTTCCTACCTTCATGTCAATCCCAAGATTTCTCGCATAAT GTTTTATGTGAAAATCGTCTTGATGAGTGATGTTGAAAATGTCTGTTCAACGTTTTGCGTTTCTAGAAAGCCATTTGTGCC GTATAAGATGCATGACAGTGAGGAAGATAATCCATCATTGATCCTCTCATTGGACAGATGGGCTTATGATGCTGT ACGCTGTAGCAGTGGAAAGCCGGTTCAGTCATACCCTCATGACACACCAGCTCTTGTGAAACTCAACCTCAGTGTTCCTCCTCTGGAAGGATCTCGTTTCACTTGGGAGAAACTTTTCCAGGAGACCTACCAACTTATTCAGTTGATAGAAAA ACCTCCAGATCTGGAGGAGCGTGTGGATTCCCTGTTGGTGTTTTTGGATTCGGTTCCTGGTCTTAAGAAAATACAACTGTGGCTAAACTACATGAATGAGATCTGGGCCGCTGGTCTGTTCTCTCTCTTTGTATCTCGCTCCAGTTTACTTCACTTAGA GTTGAAAACCAGTCTGACTATTGGTGTGGAGAGTCTGGGAATGTTAAGACAAGATGGAATCAA GTTGTCTGTGGGATGTAATCATGTGAATTATATAGATGACTATGACATCAGTTTCTTTGAACCTCCAGTACACAAAATGCTTCCCTGTATTACCTTAACAATAACAGATAAGTCTGAGAACAGAAACGCAGACTGGAAAAAATTCTTTTATGCCTACAACCAGCTGAAAGTATTGACTGAAAA TTGTCCAGAGTATGATGAGCATGCAGGTGACCTCCTCTCTGTCCTACAGTCTGTGTCTGGTCTCAAGGTTCTGGATCTTATGGTTAGATTCATGACTGTAGATGGAGCATCTCGAGTCCTAAATCTCCTTCACACTAACCCCAGTCTGCACACGATAAA TTTCTTGTCTATTAGGCTTCCAGAAACACCTGAGACAGACTTCAGGGAGAGATTCGGTAATTCAATCTTCAG GAGAAGTAAGAGTGAAGAGGACAGTGATGAGGACAGATTCTATGGTTTTGG GTTTCGTACTGCAGGACAGTTGGAGGATAGTGATGATGAAGAGAGCTTGTCTTCATCTCTCAGTGACAGCAGCAATGAAAGCAG CAATTGTGATGAATTGGACGACACAAAGTCTGAGATCCTCGACACAGATATCCGGATGCACAAAGTGAGCAGAAGAAGTGACATTGCAAGTAAATGGAG GATCATTTTGAAATGCACTGCTTCCAGTCCAAATACACAGTCGCCTCTCACATGCATAACTCTCACCCTGTCTCAACCCAGCACGGACTGGAGAGACTTCCTATGGGCGTATAACCAATGCAAAGGGATATCTACAAT GAGCTCGCTGTTTAATGAGCGTGTAGATGAACTGCTGCTCTCCCTGTATTCAGTTTCGGGTTTGATTGAGTTGAATGTATCCACTGACACGCTGACTGAAAACTGGGCTCTAAAGATCCTCTCCATGTGTTACACGTCCTTGAATCTTCAAAACATCTG TTTGCAGGTTGAACATAACAGGAGAGAGATCGACCTTAATGTTTGTTCCTCTATCAACATCACCAAAAACATAACAAACTCCAT GGTCACTATTGACATTTGGGCAGCACACAAAAAGATCAGAACGATACcatcattcatttcatttacatCACCATGTTCAACAATTCTCAAACAGGCTGGACATGAACTCCTTCAAACCCTGGACTTACTTAAAGGTTTAAAGGCGAA CGGTGAAGAGCATAAAGAGTATGTTGGCAGTTTGATGGCCATCTTGTTCTCTGTTCCTGATCTCCAGAAGGTCGCAGTGAACATTGGCAGTCTAACAGAGAAGTGGGTGAAAAGGATTTTGTCATTTGCTGAAGGTTGTCCAGGTCTTCAGGAGATCAG ATGTAATTGTATAGAAGATGCTGGTTTGGTGTTGGAAGAGCATGCGGCACTTCTGCAGAACTCTCAGATGGATTCAGACTGCATGATAATGATTACAGGGTCTGTATATATAAACcttatttaa